The segment CTCGGGGTCAAAACCGGACAGGCGGATGCTGTCCAGACTCACGGTGACCAGGTCCGCACGGGCGCCGGGACGCAGGATTCCCGCTTCCGGGGTGGCCACGCCGCCCCACCCCAGACGGACGTGTCCAGCGGCGCCGGCCGCGTCGTGCAGCGCGGCGGGCGCGAGCGTTCCGCGCCGACCGGAGCGCAGCCGCTCGTGCAGCTCCACCCCCCGCATCTCCTCGAACATGTCGACCTGGGCGTGCTGATCGGTCCCGACGGTCAGTACGGCGGGCGGGTCCTCGGCATCCCCGGCCGTCAGGTCGTGGAGGCGTGGGAGTCCGTCGGCCAGGTCCCGTTCGGTGGTGGGACACAGGCACACCGCGCTCCCGCTGGATCGGACAGCGGTGATGTCGCCGTCGTCCAGGTGCGTGGCGTGCACGAGGCTGGTCCGGTTCCCCAGCGCCCCGGCCCGCTCCAGTACCCGCGTGGGCGAGAGGCCGTAGGCGGCGCCACACGCCTCGTTCTCCGCGGGCTGCTCGGAGACGTGGACGTGCAACGGAGCGTCGCGGCGCCTGGCCCACTCCGCGACGGTCGGGATCTGGTCGGCGGGCACGGCCCGGACGGAGTGCACCCCCGCTCCGACGCGGGCGTGGGGCGAGTCCGGCCGGAAACCGTCCACCCGCGCCGCCCACGTCGCGGAATCCCCGTCACCGAACCGCGCCTGCGGCCCCGCCAGCGGTAACGGTCCACCCCGCGAGGAGAGGCCGCCAGCCAGGTAGCAGGTGTCGAGCACGGTGATCCGAATCCCCGCGTCGGCCGCCGCCGCCACGAGCGCCGAGCCCATCACGTTGGGGTCGCTGTAGGGGGTGCCGTCGGGCCCGTGATGTAGGTAGTGGAACTCCCCGACAGCGGTGACACCCGCCAGGGCCATCTCCGCGTACACCCCACGCGCCAGCCGGTAGTAGGACTCCGGGGTGAGGCGCTCGGCCACCCGGTACATTTGCTCCCGCCAGGTCCAGAAGGAGCCACCGTTGCCGTGGGTGCGTCCCCGCAGCGCCCGATGGAAGGCGTGCGAGTGCGAGTTCGCGAAGCCCGCGAGAGTCACCCCCGGAAGTCGCTCCACCTCAGCGGTCGCGGTCGTCCCCGCCACGACCGAGACGATCCGTCCGTGGGTGTCCACCCCGATCGTCACGCCCCCCTCCACCGGATTTCCACCACGCCCGGTCCAGGCCCACTCACACCAGTACCAGTGGTGGCCCCGATCCGGCTCGGGGGAGCGGGTGGAGGTCATCATTGTCCGCCTTTCGTTCTGGTGAGGTCGTCCCCGTGCGATGAACGATGGTGTGCGCTGATTCGCCGGTCCGTCCCAGGCCCACCGGTACAGGGGCGTGGTGTCCTGCCGCGTCCCGGTGTGCCCAGCGTCCGGGGGCTGGTCGTGGCGTCCGGCG is part of the Spiractinospora alimapuensis genome and harbors:
- a CDS encoding formimidoylglutamate deiminase, coding for MMTSTRSPEPDRGHHWYWCEWAWTGRGGNPVEGGVTIGVDTHGRIVSVVAGTTATAEVERLPGVTLAGFANSHSHAFHRALRGRTHGNGGSFWTWREQMYRVAERLTPESYYRLARGVYAEMALAGVTAVGEFHYLHHGPDGTPYSDPNVMGSALVAAAADAGIRITVLDTCYLAGGLSSRGGPLPLAGPQARFGDGDSATWAARVDGFRPDSPHARVGAGVHSVRAVPADQIPTVAEWARRRDAPLHVHVSEQPAENEACGAAYGLSPTRVLERAGALGNRTSLVHATHLDDGDITAVRSSGSAVCLCPTTERDLADGLPRLHDLTAGDAEDPPAVLTVGTDQHAQVDMFEEMRGVELHERLRSGRRGTLAPAALHDAAGAAGHVRLGWGGVATPEAGILRPGARADLVTVSLDSIRLSGFDPEHAAGALVYAATAADIRHVMADGRWIVRDGAHVRVPDTADALDAAIKEVLT